A region from the Brassica napus cultivar Da-Ae chromosome C8, Da-Ae, whole genome shotgun sequence genome encodes:
- the LOC111208800 gene encoding pre-mRNA-splicing factor SLU7-A yields MATASVAFKSREDHRKQIELEEARKAGLAPAELDEDGKEINPHIPQYMSSAPWYLNSEKPSLKHQRNWKSDPNYTKSWYDRGAKIFQAEKYRKGACQNCGAMTHTAKACMDRPRKIGAKYTNKNIAPDEKIESFELDYDGKRDRWNGYDPSTYHRVVDLYEAKEDARKKYLKEQQIKKLEEKNNNQEGDDAATSDGDEEDDDELRVDEAKVDESRQMDFAKVEKRVRTTGGGSTGTVRNLRIREDTAKYLLNLVINSAHYDPKTRSMREDPLPDADPNDKFYLGDNQYRNSGQALEFKQMNIHSWEAFDKGQDMHMQAAPSQAELLYKNFKVAKDKLKTQTKDTIMEKYGNASTEDEIPMELLLGQSERQVEYDVAGRIIKGQEVILPKSKYEEDVLANNHTSVWGSWWKDHQWGYRCCQQTIRNSYCTGSAGIEAAEASLDLMKANIARKEACEESPKKVEEKRMAAWGSDVPEDLELNEEALANALKKEDERKREEKDERKRKYNVKYTNDVTPEEMEAYRMKRVHHEDPMKDFL; encoded by the exons ATGGCGACGGCATCAG TTGCTTTCAAGTCTAGGGAAGACCATAGGAAGCAAATCGAATTAGAGGAAGCTCGTAAAGCCGGGCTTGCACCAGCTGAGCTAGACGAGGATGGAAAAGAAATCAACCCTCACATTCCTCAGTATATGTCATCTGCTCCTTGGTATCTCAACTCTGAAAAGCCCAGTCTGAAGCATCAAAGGAACTGGAAGAGTGATCCCAATTACACTAAGTCATGGTATGACAGAGGTGCCAAGATCTTCCAAGCCGAAAAATACCGCAAGGGAGCTTGTCAAAA TTGTGGTGCAATGACGCATACTGCCAAGGCGTGTATGGATAGACCTCGCAAGATTGGAGCAAAGTACACGAACAAGAACATTGCACCTGATGAGAAAATCGAGAGCTTTGAGCTGGACTATGATGGCAAGAGGGACCGATGGAATGGGTACGATCCTTCAACCTATCATCGTGTGGTAGACCTTTACGAAGCAAAAGAGGATGCGCGAAAGAAGTATCTCAAGGAGCAGCAGATTAAGAAGCTAGAGGAGAAGAACAATAACCAGGAAGGTGATGATGCAGCAACCAGTGATGgggacgaagaagatgatgacgaATTGAGGGTCGATGAAGCTAAGGTTGATGAGAGCAGGCAGATGGACTTTGCAAAGGTTGAAAAACGTGTTCGAACTACTGGTGGTGGTAGTACCGGAACTGTTAG GAATCTGCGTATCAGAGAAGACACAGCGAAATACCTGTTGAACCTTGTTATCAATTCGGCTCATTATGACCCTAAAACACGATCCATGCGTGAAGACCCACTTCCAGATGCAGATCCgaatgataaattttatttg GGAGATAATCAGTATAGAAACAGTGGCCAAGCTCTAGAGTTCAAACAGATGAACATCCACTCATGGGAAGCATTTGACAAGGGACAGGACATGCATATGCAAGCGGCTCCATCCCAAGCTGAGTTGCTGTACAAGAACTTCAAGGTTGCGAAGGACAAACTGAAGACTCAGACAAAGGATACGATCATGGAGAAGTACGGGAATGCTTCTACAGAAGATGAAATTCCAATGGAGCTTTTGCTTGGGCAGAGCGAAAGACAAGTTGAGTATGACGTAGCAGGGAGGATTATAAAGGGACAG GAGGTTATACTGCCAAAGAGCAAATACGAAGAAGATGTTCTTGCTAACAATCACACAAGCGTTTGGGGTTCATGGTGGAAAGACCATCAATGGGGATATAGATGTTGCCAGCAGACAATTCGCAATAGTTACTGCACAGGCTCTGCTGGTATTGAGGCTGCAGAGGCCTCCCTTGATCTGATGAAGGCTAACATTGCTCGCAAAGAAGCATGTGAAG AGAGCCCAAAGAAGGTTGAAGAGAAGAGAATGGCCGCATGGGGATCTGATGTTCCTGAAGATTTGGAGTTGAACGAGGAGGCACTTGCTAATGCTCTTAAAAAG GAGGATGAGCGTAAGAGGGAAGAAAAAGATGAGAGGAAACGTAAATACAATGTCAAATACACCAACGAT GTGACTCCGGAAGAGATGGAAGCTTACAGAATGAAGAGAGTTCACCACGAGGACCCAATGAAAGATTTCCTCTGA
- the LOC111208853 gene encoding prohibitin-2, mitochondrial: MSFNKVPNVPGSPALSALLKVSVIGGLGLYAITNSLYNVEGGHRAVMFNRLTGIKEKVYPEGTHFMLPWFERPIIYDVRARPYLVESTTGSHDLQMVKIGLRVLTRPMGDRLPQIYRTLGENYSERVLPSIIHETLKAVVAQYNASQLITQREAVSREIRKILTERASNFDIALDDVSITTLTFGKEFTAAIEAKQVAAQEAERAKFIVEKAEQDKRSAVIRAEGEAKSAQLIGQAIANNQAFITLRKIEAAREIAQTIAQSANKVYLSSNDLLLNLQGMNLEPSPKK; encoded by the exons ATGAGTTTCAACAAAGTGCCCAACGTCCCTGGATCTCCTGCGCTCTCTGCGCTTCTTAAGGTCAGCGTTATTGGTGGGCTTGGCCTCTATGCCATTACCAATAGCCTCTACAATGTCGAGGGTGGACACCGTGCTGTCATGTTCAACCGTTTAACTGGTATCAAGGAAAAG gtGTACCCGGAAGGAACACATTTTATGTTGCCATGGTTTGAGAGGCCAATCATCTATGACGTCCGTGCACGACCCTACCTTGTTGAGAGCACCACCGGTAGTCATGACCTTCAGATG GTGAAAATTGGACTAAGGGTTCTCACTCGTCCCATGGGTGACCGTTTGCCTCAGATTTACCGAACCCTGGGCGAGAATTACAGTGAAAGGGTTCTTCCTTCCATCATCCATGAGACCCTTAAGGCTGTGGTGGCTCAGTACAATGCAAGCCAGCTCATCACTCAGAGAGAA GCTGTGAGCAGAGAGATACGCAAGATTCTAACGGAGAGAGCTTCTAACTTCGACATTGCTCTTGATGATGTCTCCATCACAACCCTCACATTCGGCAAAGAGTTCACCGCTGCAATCGAGGCAAAACAAGTCGCTGCTCAGGAAGCTGAACGTGCTAAGTTCATTGTGGAGAAGGCCGAGCAAGACAAGAGAAGTGCAGTTATCCGTGCGGAG GGAGAAGCTAAAAGTGCTCAACTTATCGGACAAGCTATTGCAAACAATCAGGCATTCATAACTCTGAGGAAGATTGAAGCGGCGAGAGAGATTGCTCAGACCATTGCACAATCAGCTAACAAGGTGTACCTAAGCTCCAATGATCTGTTGCTTAACCTTCAAGGGATGAACTTGGAGCCTAGCCCTAAGAAGTAA
- the LOC106401822 gene encoding uncharacterized protein At1g03900, which yields MSFEEEEKETFEHTLLVVREVSVYKIPPRTTSGGYKCGEWLQSDKIWSGRLRVVSCKDRCEIRLEDSNSGDLFAACFVDPGRRENSVEPSLDSSRYFVLRIDDGRGKYAFIGLGFAERNEAFDFNVALSDHEKYVRREKEKESESNDHIDIHPAVNHRLKEGETIRINVKPKPTTNGTGMLSAALSGNGKPLALAPPPTAATKTRSPLPPPPNDPVTSRISSDSSAGNTRRRNDPLFDLSQLKKNLPSTQGSGPTKSTGAASGWAAF from the exons ATGTCGTTCgaggaggaagagaaggagACATTCGAGCACACACTCCTCGTGGTGCGCGAGGTCTCCGTCTACAAGATCCCGCCGCGAACCACATCCGGCGGATACAAGTGCGGCGAATGGCTCCAGTCCGATAAGATCTGGTCCGGCAGGCTCCGCGTCGTGTCGTGCAAGGACCGATGCGAGATCCGCCTCGAGGATTCGAACTCCGGCGATCTGTTCGCGGCTTGCTTCGTGGATCCCGGGAGGAGAGAGAACTCCGTGGAGCCGTCGCTCGATTCGTCGAGGTATTTTGTGCTCAGGATCGACGACGGGCGTGGGAAGTACGCGTTCATCGGGCTGGGGTTCGCGGAGAGGAACGAGGCGTTCGATTTCAATGTGGCGTTGTCGGATCATGAGAAGTACGTGAGgagggagaaggagaaggagagtgAGAGTAACGATCACATTGATATCCATCCTGCTGTTAATCACAGATTGAAG GAAGGTGAAACCATAAGAATCAACGTAAAGCCCAAACCTACTACAAATGGCACTGGGATGCTCTCAGCCGCTCTTTCAGGAAACGGGAAGCCTCTAGCACTTGCTCCACCACCAACTGCTGCTACCAAAACCAGGTCTCCTCTACCGCCTCCTCCAAATGATCCTGTCACTTCAAGGATTTCATCTGACAGTTCAGCGGGTAACACAAGACGTAGGAACGATCCTCTGTTCGATCTATCTCAGCTCAAG AAGAATCTTCCTTCAACTCAAGGATCAGGACCGACCAAGTCAACAGGAGCTGCATCAGGTTGGGCAGCTTTCTAA